A window from Chryseobacterium vaccae encodes these proteins:
- a CDS encoding DUF6759 domain-containing protein yields MKKKFLTILLFTFLIPSFAYTQKKSKEILKSTNIKEIEEYLKNAHPDDPKRSVLKPKLIALKNSEWTKGAKNAKPMEARPVITDIPNRFMRNSSSADAEEFKKLIAETSDQHKEKTVKLLNAMFDEDITRKEAVLLFRNNSDCNIILRIEGKDFYNLAVPAHGENFIVINKGSYSLNSNVCDVKYTSQKDIKKSIFVVIENPGARQPEVNQNQETSSKESSQAKPSKKKKSKK; encoded by the coding sequence ATGAAAAAAAAATTTCTGACCATCCTTCTCTTCACATTTCTAATCCCTAGCTTTGCTTACACACAGAAAAAAAGCAAAGAAATCCTCAAAAGCACAAATATCAAGGAAATAGAAGAGTACCTTAAAAACGCCCACCCTGATGATCCAAAAAGAAGTGTCCTGAAACCCAAACTCATTGCACTAAAGAATTCTGAATGGACCAAAGGGGCTAAAAATGCCAAACCTATGGAAGCCAGACCTGTCATTACGGATATTCCCAACAGGTTTATGAGAAATTCAAGCTCTGCAGATGCCGAAGAATTTAAAAAGCTCATCGCAGAAACCTCAGATCAGCACAAGGAAAAAACAGTAAAGCTTCTGAACGCGATGTTTGATGAGGACATTACCCGCAAAGAAGCCGTATTGCTCTTCAGAAATAATTCAGACTGCAATATTATCCTCAGAATTGAAGGAAAAGATTTTTACAACCTTGCTGTTCCTGCACATGGGGAAAACTTTATTGTTATCAATAAAGGCTCTTACAGCCTCAACAGTAATGTGTGTGATGTAAAATACACTTCACAGAAAGACATAAAAAAAAGTATATTTGTAGTGATTGAAAATCCGGGGGCACGCCAGCCTGAAGTTAATCAGAATCAGGAAACAAGCTCTAAGGAAAGCTCCCAGGCTAAACCTTCAAAAAAGAAAAAATCTAAAAAATAA
- a CDS encoding DUF6759 domain-containing protein, translating to MKKLFILSGISIILASCSVNYGSYPNRNPYPSSGSGNSNSAANTEREYNELIKTYKPETADVLNDLLNSDSPSNPKTSISVQNGSRCNMVLTVSSNGFFKKIPIASGKMGYTMVPKNQNYKLSGMLCNSPYQSTKYITSSYSIKLSN from the coding sequence ATGAAAAAACTGTTCATACTTTCCGGAATCTCAATAATCCTTGCCAGCTGCAGTGTGAATTACGGCAGCTATCCAAACCGAAATCCTTATCCTTCTTCAGGGTCAGGAAACAGCAACAGTGCTGCCAATACCGAAAGAGAATACAATGAGCTTATCAAGACCTATAAGCCTGAGACTGCTGATGTTCTGAATGATTTACTTAATTCAGATTCTCCATCCAATCCTAAAACTTCAATTTCTGTACAAAATGGTTCACGATGTAATATGGTACTTACCGTAAGCAGCAACGGATTCTTTAAAAAGATCCCCATTGCTTCCGGGAAAATGGGCTATACAATGGTTCCCAAAAATCAGAATTATAAACTCTCCGGAATGCTGTGTAATTCGCCTTATCAATCAACAAAATACATAACGAGCTCTTATTCTATAAAGCTTTCCAACTAA
- the rpsB gene encoding 30S ribosomal protein S2, which yields MAKANVKDLLEAGVHFGHMTRKWNPNMAPYIFMEKNGIHIVDLHKTAVKLDEACNALEKLTSAGKKVLFVATKKQAKEVVAKHASELNMPYITERWPGGMLTNFVTIRKAVKKMNSIDKMKKDGTFETLSKKERLQVDRQRANLEKNLGSISDMVRLPSAIFVVDILREHIAVTEAKKLGIPVFGIVDTNSDPRKVDFVIPGNDDASKSIDMILSIVSDSIKEGQSQRKADKEKSKEEGEKVSADTDADFDAE from the coding sequence ATGGCAAAAGCAAATGTAAAAGACCTTTTAGAGGCTGGCGTACACTTCGGTCACATGACCAGAAAGTGGAACCCAAATATGGCTCCATACATTTTTATGGAGAAAAACGGTATTCACATTGTAGACTTACATAAAACAGCAGTTAAATTGGATGAAGCTTGTAACGCTTTAGAAAAATTAACTTCTGCAGGTAAAAAAGTTCTTTTCGTAGCAACTAAAAAGCAAGCGAAAGAAGTTGTTGCAAAACACGCTTCTGAACTTAATATGCCTTATATTACAGAAAGATGGCCTGGAGGTATGTTAACGAACTTCGTTACTATCAGAAAGGCGGTAAAGAAGATGAACTCTATCGACAAAATGAAAAAAGACGGTACGTTCGAAACTTTATCTAAAAAAGAAAGATTACAAGTTGACAGACAAAGAGCTAACTTAGAGAAGAACTTAGGATCTATCTCTGACATGGTTAGACTTCCTTCTGCCATTTTTGTAGTTGATATCTTAAGAGAACACATCGCGGTAACTGAAGCTAAGAAACTTGGTATTCCAGTTTTCGGTATCGTTGATACAAACTCTGATCCTAGAAAAGTAGATTTCGTTATCCCAGGAAACGATGATGCTTCTAAATCTATCGATATGATCTTGAGTATTGTTTCTGATTCTATCAAAGAAGGTCAGTCTCAAAGAAAAGCTGATAAAGAAAAATCTAAAGAAGAAGGAGAAAAAGTATCTGCTGATACAGATGCTGATTTTGATGCAGAATAA
- the rpsI gene encoding 30S ribosomal protein S9 produces the protein MSIVHKIGRRKTSVARVYVRPGSGNITVNGKDAKEYFSTDVMVYKLNQPFILSETVGQYDVTVNVFGGGNTGQAEAIRLGISRALCEINAEFRLALKPAGLLTRDARMVERKKPGQKKARKRFQFSKR, from the coding sequence ATGTCTATAGTTCACAAAATCGGAAGAAGAAAAACTTCTGTAGCAAGAGTTTATGTAAGACCAGGTTCTGGAAACATTACAGTAAACGGTAAAGATGCTAAAGAATATTTCTCTACAGACGTGATGGTTTACAAATTAAACCAACCGTTTATCCTTTCTGAGACTGTTGGTCAGTATGACGTTACCGTAAACGTATTCGGTGGTGGTAATACAGGTCAGGCAGAAGCTATCAGATTAGGTATTTCAAGAGCTTTATGCGAAATCAACGCTGAGTTCAGATTAGCATTAAAGCCAGCTGGTTTACTTACAAGAGACGCAAGAATGGTGGAAAGAAAGAAGCCAGGTCAGAAAAAAGCAAGAAAGAGATTCCAATTCTCAAAACGTTAA
- the rplM gene encoding 50S ribosomal protein L13: MNTLSYKTVSANKATANKEWVVVDAEGQPLGRLASTVAKILRGKHKTNFTPHVDCGDNVIVLNAGKITLSGNKWADKTYIWHTGYPGGQKSMTAAELQKKDSLKVLEKSVKGMLPKNRLGAAILKNLYLYEGTEHKHEAQQPKTINVNEFK; the protein is encoded by the coding sequence GTGAATACATTAAGTTACAAAACTGTTTCAGCGAACAAAGCTACTGCGAATAAAGAATGGGTTGTGGTAGACGCTGAAGGACAGCCGTTAGGTAGATTAGCTTCTACGGTTGCAAAGATTTTGAGAGGTAAGCACAAAACGAATTTTACACCTCACGTAGATTGTGGTGATAATGTAATCGTTTTGAATGCTGGGAAAATTACACTTTCCGGAAACAAGTGGGCTGATAAGACTTATATCTGGCATACAGGATATCCTGGTGGGCAGAAGTCTATGACTGCGGCTGAACTTCAAAAGAAAGATTCTTTAAAGGTATTAGAGAAGTCTGTAAAAGGTATGTTACCTAAAAACAGATTAGGAGCTGCTATCCTTAAGAACCTTTATTTATATGAAGGAACTGAGCACAAACATGAAGCTCAACAGCCAAAAACAATTAATGTTAACGAATTTAAATAA
- a CDS encoding DUF3667 domain-containing protein translates to MSHGKLREDKTCLNCGHQVEERFCPHCGQENIERRQPFHFLFTHFIEDFTHYDGQFWKTIQYLFTRPGKLTQEYLAGKRQVYVAPVKLYIFISFITFFLPNILPHPKEENQKADLIEVETKSKKEKQKAATKNIVSELQKEGVISHETANATQNALDDTLKIEDVEGKKDMYHLTFDTKEESIMSAYTIEQYDSILAKDNSNAHKLIRPIAKKVFELKKEGLSKKQIWEKYKKNFIHTIPKALFAYLPVFAFFLWLFHNKKKWWYFDHGIFTLHYFSFLLLTILILIVIERIMSFLPDYSLLNILDALTTLGLLAYMTAYFFVAHYRVYETKKRVSIFKGFLLFLVNNIGLLLMFLILTYLSFVMLH, encoded by the coding sequence ATGAGCCACGGAAAATTAAGAGAAGACAAAACCTGCCTGAACTGCGGACATCAGGTTGAAGAAAGGTTTTGCCCACATTGCGGACAGGAAAATATTGAACGCAGACAACCTTTTCATTTTCTCTTCACCCATTTCATTGAGGATTTCACACACTATGACGGACAGTTCTGGAAAACCATACAATACCTGTTTACCCGCCCCGGAAAACTTACCCAGGAATATCTGGCTGGTAAAAGACAGGTCTATGTAGCTCCTGTGAAATTGTATATATTTATAAGTTTCATCACATTTTTTCTACCCAATATCTTACCTCATCCAAAAGAGGAAAATCAAAAAGCCGATCTTATCGAAGTAGAAACAAAGTCAAAAAAAGAAAAACAGAAAGCTGCCACAAAAAACATTGTAAGTGAATTACAAAAGGAGGGTGTTATATCCCATGAGACGGCCAATGCAACTCAAAATGCATTAGACGACACATTAAAGATAGAAGATGTTGAAGGAAAAAAGGACATGTATCACCTTACATTCGATACCAAAGAGGAATCTATTATGAGTGCTTATACAATAGAACAATACGATTCCATTCTCGCTAAAGACAACTCAAACGCCCATAAACTGATAAGACCAATTGCAAAAAAGGTGTTTGAATTAAAGAAGGAAGGACTCAGCAAAAAACAGATATGGGAGAAATATAAAAAAAACTTTATCCATACAATACCTAAAGCCCTTTTCGCTTACCTTCCTGTATTTGCATTCTTTCTTTGGCTATTTCATAATAAGAAAAAATGGTGGTACTTTGACCATGGCATATTTACGCTTCACTATTTCTCTTTCCTGCTATTGACAATACTGATTTTAATAGTAATAGAAAGAATTATGAGTTTTTTACCGGACTATTCACTACTAAACATACTCGATGCATTAACAACCTTAGGTCTTCTTGCCTATATGACGGCTTATTTCTTTGTAGCCCATTACAGGGTATATGAAACGAAGAAAAGAGTAAGCATATTCAAAGGTTTCCTACTATTTCTTGTCAACAACATAGGGTTACTTCTCATGTTTTTAATCTTAACATATCTAAGCTTTGTAATGCTTCATTAA
- a CDS encoding DUF3667 domain-containing protein gives MSHGKLREDKTCLNCGNQVEERYCPHCGQQNIESRQPFYYLFTHFIEDFTHYDGQFWSTVKNLLFKPGKLTTTYLEGKRQKFVPPVKLYIFVSFVTFFMFAIFPPFNLKDFDKDKKENKTTQTSQPQKLALQEAIKAIEAQKREQKDSAKIAQLTEGQNYLKDSLKLQSFQEGLESTIDTDKKISDSSSFLGYKTQEEYDKGMAGKKRPFGFINDAFAHKFFSLKKEGVKKGDIIRNLAETSFHHLPKALFIYLPVFAFFLWIFHGKKKWWYFDHGIFTLHYFSFLLVSILIFAILNRITNALDNAFLTTLIRIVMIAIIIYGWAYFFVAHHRVYKSHGVVSIIIGGIIFFLNMFAFLFLVTGLALISFLMLH, from the coding sequence ATGAGCCACGGAAAACTAAGAGAAGATAAGACATGCCTGAATTGCGGAAACCAGGTGGAAGAAAGATACTGCCCACACTGCGGACAGCAGAACATCGAAAGCCGGCAGCCTTTTTATTATCTTTTTACTCATTTTATAGAAGACTTCACTCATTATGACGGGCAGTTTTGGAGTACCGTAAAAAACCTCCTGTTCAAACCGGGAAAACTTACCACAACTTATCTCGAAGGAAAAAGACAAAAATTCGTTCCTCCGGTAAAGCTTTATATATTTGTCAGCTTTGTCACCTTCTTTATGTTTGCTATTTTCCCTCCTTTCAATCTCAAAGATTTTGATAAAGACAAAAAGGAAAATAAAACAACCCAGACAAGCCAGCCTCAAAAACTGGCCCTGCAGGAAGCTATTAAAGCTATTGAAGCGCAAAAACGGGAGCAAAAAGACTCCGCTAAAATTGCCCAGCTTACTGAAGGACAAAACTATCTTAAGGATTCTCTGAAGTTACAGAGTTTCCAGGAAGGCCTTGAAAGCACGATAGATACAGACAAGAAAATATCTGATAGCAGCAGCTTTTTGGGCTACAAGACCCAGGAAGAATATGATAAAGGAATGGCCGGTAAAAAACGCCCGTTCGGTTTTATAAATGATGCTTTTGCCCATAAGTTTTTCAGCCTGAAAAAAGAGGGGGTAAAAAAAGGAGATATTATAAGAAATCTGGCAGAGACCTCTTTTCATCATCTACCCAAAGCTTTATTTATCTATCTTCCGGTTTTCGCCTTCTTTTTATGGATATTCCACGGCAAGAAAAAATGGTGGTACTTTGATCATGGTATTTTTACCCTGCACTATTTTTCATTCTTATTGGTAAGCATCTTGATTTTTGCCATCTTAAACAGAATTACAAATGCATTGGATAATGCTTTTCTGACTACATTAATCCGAATAGTGATGATCGCAATTATAATTTATGGATGGGCCTATTTCTTTGTTGCTCACCACCGGGTATATAAATCCCACGGCGTTGTCAGCATTATCATCGGGGGAATTATATTCTTCCTCAATATGTTTGCATTCTTGTTTTTAGTGACCGGATTAGCCTTGATCAGCTTCCTGATGCTCCATTAA
- a CDS encoding methylmalonyl-CoA mutase family protein, translated as METQKYTPTNKVRIVTAASLFDGHDAAINIMRRVIQGTGCEVIHLGHDKSAEEVVNTAIQEDANAIALTSYQGGHNEYFKYIYDLLREKNSPQIKIFGGGGGVILPEEIKDLMSYGIDRIYSPDDGRELGLQGMIDDLVQRSDFATGKEVTAADLETISFENPTSIAQIISAVENFSEEKPELVKAIDEKSKDLIIPIIGITGTGGAGKSSLTDELVRRFLRSNTDKKIAIISIDPSKKKTGGALLGDRIRMNAINDPRVYMRSMATRENNVSVSPFIHSALNVLKLAHPDVIILETSGIGQSGSEVSDFADVSMYVMTPEYGASTQLEKIDMLDYADLVALNKSDKRGALDALQAVRKQFQRNHLLWESPLEDMPVYATKASQFNDHGTTELYNRLVSKVNDKFAGLDLKNFVEQEVTEEVTIIPPKRVRYLSEIVENNKQYDAVIEKQAELARKMYHIEGVKSFLSNEVLEAEYQKAEKDLQQENIDFLKTWEDTKKAFHEEFYSYYVRGKEIKVETSTESLSHLRIPKIALPKYNDWGDLIQWKGQENLPGSFPYTAGIYPFKRTGEDPTRMFAGEGGPERTNRRFHYVSAEMPAKRLSTAFDSVTLYGQDPALPPDIYGKIGNAGVSIATLDDAKKLYSGFDLVNALTSVSMTINGPAPMLLAFFMNAAIDQNVEKYIKENGLEAKVEAKLKEKFDDKGLERPQYNGELPPSNNGLGLKLLGLTGDEVIPAEVYAEIKAKTIATVRGTVQADILKEDQAQNTCIFSTEFALRLMGDVQEYFITEKVRNFYSVSISGYHIAEAGANPVSQLAFTLANGFTYVEYYLSRGMDINDFAPNLSFFFSNGIDPEYSVIGRVARRIWAKAMKLKYGADERSQMLKYHIQTSGRSLHAQEIDFNDIRTTLQALYAIYDNCNSLHTNAYDEAITTPTEQSVRRAMAIQLIINKELGLAKNENPLQGSFIIEELTDLVEEAVYAEFDRITERGGVLGAMETMYQRSKIQEESMHYEWLKHTGEYPIIGVNTFLGKDGSPTVLPGEVIRSTEEEKQAQIESLHNFQKANDDRSEEALKQLQHAAINQQNLFGVMMDAVKYCSLGQITNALFEVGGKYRRNM; from the coding sequence ATGGAAACCCAAAAATATACTCCAACCAACAAAGTCAGAATCGTAACAGCCGCATCTTTATTTGACGGCCACGATGCTGCGATCAATATCATGCGCCGTGTGATCCAGGGAACCGGATGCGAAGTTATTCACCTTGGCCACGACAAATCTGCAGAGGAAGTTGTTAATACAGCCATCCAGGAAGATGCTAACGCCATTGCCTTAACATCCTACCAAGGCGGGCACAATGAATATTTTAAATATATCTACGATCTTTTAAGAGAAAAGAATTCACCGCAGATCAAAATTTTTGGCGGCGGCGGTGGAGTTATCCTCCCGGAAGAAATCAAAGATCTGATGTCTTACGGAATCGACAGAATCTATTCACCGGATGACGGCCGTGAACTTGGTCTTCAGGGAATGATTGACGATCTTGTTCAGAGATCTGATTTTGCTACCGGAAAAGAGGTTACAGCGGCAGATCTTGAAACCATCAGCTTTGAAAACCCTACGAGTATTGCCCAGATCATCTCTGCTGTTGAAAACTTCTCAGAAGAAAAACCAGAATTAGTAAAAGCTATTGACGAGAAATCCAAAGATCTTATTATTCCGATTATCGGGATTACAGGAACCGGAGGAGCCGGAAAATCATCTTTAACAGACGAACTGGTAAGACGCTTCTTACGTTCCAATACCGATAAAAAAATTGCCATTATCTCAATTGACCCTTCGAAAAAGAAAACGGGTGGAGCATTACTGGGTGACAGAATCCGTATGAATGCCATCAACGATCCGAGAGTTTACATGAGATCCATGGCGACGAGAGAAAACAACGTTTCGGTATCGCCATTCATCCATTCTGCATTGAATGTTCTGAAACTGGCACACCCTGATGTCATTATTCTTGAAACTTCCGGTATCGGGCAATCCGGTTCAGAAGTATCTGATTTTGCAGATGTATCCATGTATGTAATGACTCCTGAATATGGAGCTTCTACCCAGCTTGAAAAGATCGACATGCTAGATTATGCAGATCTTGTGGCTTTAAATAAATCCGACAAGCGCGGAGCTCTGGACGCCCTTCAGGCTGTAAGAAAGCAGTTCCAGAGAAACCACCTTCTATGGGAAAGTCCATTGGAAGATATGCCGGTTTATGCTACCAAAGCATCCCAGTTCAATGATCACGGAACAACAGAACTTTACAATAGACTGGTTTCAAAAGTGAATGATAAATTTGCAGGACTTGATCTGAAAAATTTCGTTGAACAGGAAGTTACTGAAGAAGTAACGATCATTCCTCCAAAAAGAGTACGTTATCTTTCGGAAATCGTAGAAAATAACAAACAATATGATGCTGTAATCGAAAAGCAGGCTGAGCTTGCCAGAAAAATGTATCATATCGAGGGAGTGAAAAGCTTCCTTTCCAATGAAGTTCTGGAAGCGGAATATCAAAAGGCAGAAAAAGACCTTCAGCAGGAAAATATTGACTTCCTGAAGACATGGGAAGATACAAAAAAGGCTTTTCATGAGGAGTTTTATTCCTATTATGTTCGTGGAAAAGAAATTAAGGTGGAAACCTCAACAGAATCTTTATCCCATTTAAGAATTCCGAAAATTGCCCTTCCGAAATACAATGACTGGGGAGATCTCATTCAATGGAAAGGCCAGGAAAATCTTCCGGGAAGTTTCCCTTACACTGCAGGAATTTACCCATTCAAAAGAACCGGTGAAGACCCTACGAGAATGTTTGCGGGAGAAGGAGGTCCGGAAAGAACCAACAGAAGATTCCATTATGTATCTGCGGAAATGCCTGCAAAACGTTTATCTACAGCTTTCGACTCAGTAACTTTATATGGCCAGGACCCTGCTCTACCACCGGATATTTATGGAAAAATCGGTAACGCGGGAGTATCTATTGCCACGTTGGATGATGCAAAAAAACTGTATTCAGGGTTTGACCTTGTGAATGCGCTGACTTCTGTATCCATGACGATCAACGGACCTGCTCCAATGCTGCTTGCGTTCTTTATGAATGCTGCCATTGACCAGAATGTTGAAAAGTACATCAAAGAGAATGGCTTAGAAGCTAAAGTAGAAGCTAAGCTTAAGGAAAAGTTTGACGATAAAGGTTTAGAAAGACCTCAATATAACGGAGAGCTTCCACCATCCAATAATGGACTGGGGCTTAAACTCTTAGGCTTAACAGGAGATGAAGTAATTCCTGCAGAAGTTTATGCTGAAATTAAAGCCAAAACAATTGCTACTGTTCGTGGAACTGTTCAGGCTGATATTTTAAAAGAAGATCAGGCTCAGAATACTTGCATTTTCTCTACTGAATTTGCCCTAAGATTAATGGGTGACGTTCAGGAATATTTCATCACGGAAAAAGTAAGAAACTTCTACTCTGTTTCCATTTCAGGATACCACATTGCAGAAGCAGGTGCCAATCCGGTTTCCCAGCTGGCATTTACACTGGCTAACGGTTTCACGTATGTGGAATATTACCTGAGCCGTGGAATGGATATCAATGATTTTGCACCGAACTTATCCTTCTTCTTCTCCAATGGTATTGATCCTGAATATTCAGTGATCGGACGTGTGGCCAGAAGAATCTGGGCAAAAGCCATGAAACTGAAATACGGAGCAGATGAAAGAAGCCAGATGCTGAAATATCACATCCAGACTTCCGGACGTTCGCTTCACGCTCAGGAAATTGATTTCAACGATATCAGAACAACGCTTCAGGCATTATATGCGATCTACGATAACTGTAACTCTCTTCACACGAATGCGTATGACGAGGCCATTACCACACCTACCGAGCAATCCGTAAGAAGAGCAATGGCTATTCAGTTGATTATCAACAAAGAATTAGGTTTAGCGAAAAATGAAAACCCGCTTCAGGGGTCATTCATCATTGAAGAGCTGACTGATCTTGTGGAAGAAGCTGTTTATGCTGAATTCGACAGAATCACAGAAAGAGGCGGTGTGCTGGGAGCTATGGAAACTATGTACCAGCGTTCTAAAATTCAGGAAGAATCCATGCATTACGAATGGCTGAAACATACAGGTGAATATCCAATTATCGGGGTGAATACTTTCCTTGGAAAAGATGGTTCACCAACGGTGCTTCCGGGAGAGGTGATCCGTTCCACTGAAGAAGAAAAGCAGGCTCAGATTGAATCGCTTCATAACTTCCAGAAAGCGAATGATGATAGATCTGAAGAGGCATTAAAACAACTTCAGCACGCAGCGATTAACCAGCAGAACTTATTCGGAGTGATGATGGATGCTGTAAAATACTGTTCTCTGGGACAGATTACCAACGCTTTATTTGAAGTTGGGGGTAAATACAGAAGAAATATGTAA
- a CDS encoding AraC family transcriptional regulator: MFNRLSEDNFRKLKLPRESSLVNFSSFRELKTDVLFRSFSLKFVTEGCEQYLIDGNLFKVSKGEFLVGNHFSNGKLLIQSDKAVKGLCIDIAPEIMSDVANGFRCPEITEQDPELVTFFTSESFVENKSHFSNNSIGRQLQQISGQISYQTDHQFEFNKEFYYLLAENLVSVYAPDFYKVQKLNVSKIQTRKMLYRKMLAARNYIDEHFISIENIEEVARASSVSEYHFFRLFRQLFNESPYQYITRKKLNLALQLLKDKGFSLTDIAVACGFADLSSFSKNFKKQFGVSPRGFTA, encoded by the coding sequence ATGTTCAACCGTCTTTCAGAGGATAATTTTAGGAAGCTTAAACTGCCTAGGGAAAGCAGCCTGGTCAACTTTTCATCTTTTCGTGAGCTGAAGACGGATGTCCTGTTCCGGAGTTTCAGTCTGAAATTTGTAACGGAAGGCTGTGAGCAGTACCTGATTGACGGAAACCTGTTTAAAGTATCTAAGGGAGAGTTTCTTGTAGGGAATCATTTTTCTAACGGAAAACTGCTGATTCAAAGTGATAAAGCAGTTAAAGGATTGTGTATCGATATTGCCCCGGAGATCATGTCGGATGTGGCTAACGGCTTCCGCTGTCCGGAAATAACAGAGCAAGATCCGGAGCTGGTTACTTTTTTTACTTCGGAGAGCTTTGTGGAAAATAAAAGCCATTTTTCTAATAATAGTATCGGAAGGCAGCTGCAGCAGATTTCAGGACAGATCTCCTATCAGACAGACCATCAGTTTGAATTTAACAAAGAGTTTTACTATCTGCTGGCGGAAAATCTTGTTTCCGTTTATGCTCCTGATTTTTACAAGGTGCAAAAGCTGAATGTTTCTAAAATACAGACCCGGAAAATGCTTTACCGGAAAATGCTTGCTGCCAGAAATTATATAGATGAACATTTCATTTCGATAGAAAATATTGAAGAAGTAGCAAGAGCATCTTCAGTTTCGGAGTATCATTTTTTCCGTTTGTTCAGGCAGCTTTTCAACGAAAGCCCTTATCAGTACATCACCCGGAAAAAACTGAACCTGGCGCTCCAACTGTTAAAAGATAAAGGATTTTCCCTTACTGATATTGCTGTTGCCTGTGGCTTTGCAGATCTTTCATCATTCAGCAAGAATTTTAAAAAACAGTTTGGGGTTTCTCCCAGAGGGTTTACGGCATAA